Proteins found in one Drosophila busckii strain San Diego stock center, stock number 13000-0081.31 chromosome 2R, ASM1175060v1, whole genome shotgun sequence genomic segment:
- the LOC108604062 gene encoding putative tyrosine-protein kinase Wsck isoform X2: MREEPAYYYVGCYTARTDLLKESVYAKIPKTCIEICVQEGHIYAVLATENCFCASYLKAQERLDEKLCNTRCLANKAQYCGGVGVHSYYSTKQLRQPAPNHLRLVNTTENSISIVWDAYEPNNLLVSVGTEGLTPQANQVSKFIIKCQVVHSYSSLPVFEQPEFVVQSTETEFELTDLHPATHYNISVYAMCIAQQLERKETECGHATLSAATKVGVPYPVPVQPKIITRTDYSITVELAPMQNDNGPLSKLLIIVEYVNNALRQTFDAQLLGSWQESQQNGVPYYIAAELDYDRPEDNRTKHFVVGDGKLYGRYHNVPLKLRSDDQQYSSHVHISLGVVSTLQNFTKTLYTRRNHEQHTTSLDDFRYATFERGQSSVVALAVTCIIFGSCLLLSIITYFYLRYETCQSRVLSERLRNTHEMTPQISVIEQENNGYLVEEDLPPTLDSFKQQLEALIAELQHIPRCELRINVNDVIGEGAFGNIITGMLCGNGRGNECAMHVLSTDKMKATSQCQLLDEMQQLKKLQRHEQVLDFCGISASADWLYLVMELQSVSLKQRLLESRHEAPIPRLSSLSEQLVLQWMYELSSAAAYLNSLQVQQRHLSSYSVYVTTESKLKLCVLGPLYYVNANRQQCDPRRWLSPEMLREKHHITSKSAVWSFACIAWECCALGGTLYGNVLSGEQHLLDAIRSGMRPTQPVYVFSDLYQILLNCWQVEPSERIGFEDVAFAIRQLMTSPKHAICFDRSMSDTDTLETLPLYLPMLETRNS, translated from the exons ATGAGAGAAGAACCAGCTTACTACTATGTGGGGTGCTACACGGCTCGAACAGATTTACTCAAGGAATCTGTTTAcgcaaaaattccaaaaacaTGTATAGAAATCTGTGTGCAAGAGGGCCATATATATGCTGTGCTCGCTACCGAAAATTGTTTCTGTGCCAGCTACCTTAAAGCACAAGAGCGACTGGATGAAAAGCTCTGTAACACCCGTTGTCTGGCCAATAAAGCACAATACTGTGGTGGAGTGGGAGTTCACTCCTATTACTCTACCAAACAACTCAGACAGCCTGCACCGAATCACCTGCGCCTGGTTAACACTACCGAAAACAGTATCAGTATTGTATGGGACGCTTACGAGCCAAACAACTTACTTGTAAGTGTCGGCACCGAAGGTCTTACGCCACAAGCTAATCAAGttagtaaatttataataaaatgtcaaGTGGTGCACTCCTATTCGTCGCTGCCTGTTTTTGAACAGCCAGAGTTCGTTGTTCAAAGCACAGAGACGGAATTTGAGTTGACGGATCTACATCCGGCGACTCATTACAATATCAGCGTGTATGCTATGTGCATAGCACAACAATTGGAGCGAAAGGAGACTGAATGTGGTCATGCAACACTGAGTGCTGCTACTAAGGTGGGAGTGCCATATCCAGTGCCTGTACagccaaaaattattacaagaACGGATTATAGCATCACGGTAGAACTAGCGCCTATGCAGAATGACAACGGGCCATTGAGCAAATTGCTCATTATTGTTGAATATGTAAACAATGCTCTAAGACAAACTTTTGACGCACAGTTGCTAGGCAGCTGGCAGGAATCCCAACAAAATGGTGTGCCCTATTACATAGCCGCTGAACTGGACTACGATCGTCCCGAAGATAATAGGACCAAGCACTTTGTAGTTGGTGATGGCAAGCTCTATGGGCGCTATCATAACGTGCCATTGAAATTACGTTCCGATGACCAACAATATTCATCCCATGTTCACATTAGTCTAGGCGTG gtAAGCACCTTACAGAACTTTACGAAGACACTTTATACACGTAGAAACCACGAGCAGCATACCACCTCGTTGGACGATTTCCGCTATGCTACATTTGAGAGAGGGCAATCTTCGGTGGTCGCACTGGCTGTGACTTGTATCATTTTTggcagctgtttgctgttaagcataattacttatttttatttgcgctacGAAACTTGCCAGAGTCGCGTTCTAAGTGAACGCTTGCGAAACACTCACGAAATGACTCCGCAAATATCAGTTATTGAGCAAGAGAATAATGGCTACTTAGTAGAGGAAGATTTGCCACCAACACTGGATAGTTTTAAACAGCAATTGGAGGCATTGATTGCCGAATTGCAGCATATACCACGTTGCGAGCTCCGAATAAACGTAAATGATGTCATTGGCGAGGGAGCTTTTGGCAACATTATTACGGGTATGCTCTGTGGAAATGGGAGAGGTAATGAATGTGCAATGCATGTGTTGTCGACGGACAAAATGAAAGCTACCTCTCAATGCCAGCTGTTGGACGAAATGCAACAGCTCAAAAAACTACAGCGACACGAGCAGGTGCTGGACTTTTGTGGGATTTCGGCTAGCGCAGATTGGCTATATTTAGTGATGGAACTACAAAGCGTGTCCCTCAAGCAACGTCTGCTTGAGAGTCGTCATGAAGCACCGATTCCACGATTAAGTTCGCTCTCTGAACAGCTGGTATTACAGTGGATGTACGAGCTGTCGAGCGCTGCGGCATATCTAAACAGTTTGCAGGTGCAACAACGGCACCTATCTAGTTATAGTGTGTACGTGACCACCGAGTCAAAATTAAAGCTGTGTGTTCTTGGGCCACTGTATTACGTGAACGCCAATCGTCAACAGTGTGATCCTAGGCGATGGCTGTCACCGGAAATGCTGCGTGAAAAGCATCATATTACGTCCAAGTCGGCCGTGTGGTCATTTGCATGCATAGCTTGGGAGTGTTGCGCCCTGGGAGGCACGCTTTATGGGAATGTTTTAAGTGGTGAACAGCATTTACTAGATGCTATACGGTCTGGTATGCGTCCTACACAACCTGTATACGTCTTTAGTGATCTTTACCAGATACTACTCAATTGCTGGCAGGTGGAGCCTAGTGAGCGCATTGGTTTCGAGGATGTAGCATTTGCTATACGCCAACTGATGACTTCACCGAAGCATGCAATCTGCTTTGATCGCTCTATGTCAGACACAGACACCTTAGAAACGCTGCCCTTGTATCTGCCAATGCTTGAGACACGCAATTCGTAA
- the LOC108604062 gene encoding putative tyrosine-protein kinase Wsck isoform X1: MVYMVIFLPDRLYQKMQRPIAWWWTWAIGLLLANICSSLEKSNVYPMREEPAYYYVGCYTARTDLLKESVYAKIPKTCIEICVQEGHIYAVLATENCFCASYLKAQERLDEKLCNTRCLANKAQYCGGVGVHSYYSTKQLRQPAPNHLRLVNTTENSISIVWDAYEPNNLLVSVGTEGLTPQANQVSKFIIKCQVVHSYSSLPVFEQPEFVVQSTETEFELTDLHPATHYNISVYAMCIAQQLERKETECGHATLSAATKVGVPYPVPVQPKIITRTDYSITVELAPMQNDNGPLSKLLIIVEYVNNALRQTFDAQLLGSWQESQQNGVPYYIAAELDYDRPEDNRTKHFVVGDGKLYGRYHNVPLKLRSDDQQYSSHVHISLGVVSTLQNFTKTLYTRRNHEQHTTSLDDFRYATFERGQSSVVALAVTCIIFGSCLLLSIITYFYLRYETCQSRVLSERLRNTHEMTPQISVIEQENNGYLVEEDLPPTLDSFKQQLEALIAELQHIPRCELRINVNDVIGEGAFGNIITGMLCGNGRGNECAMHVLSTDKMKATSQCQLLDEMQQLKKLQRHEQVLDFCGISASADWLYLVMELQSVSLKQRLLESRHEAPIPRLSSLSEQLVLQWMYELSSAAAYLNSLQVQQRHLSSYSVYVTTESKLKLCVLGPLYYVNANRQQCDPRRWLSPEMLREKHHITSKSAVWSFACIAWECCALGGTLYGNVLSGEQHLLDAIRSGMRPTQPVYVFSDLYQILLNCWQVEPSERIGFEDVAFAIRQLMTSPKHAICFDRSMSDTDTLETLPLYLPMLETRNS; encoded by the exons ATGGTCTACATGGTAATTTTCTTGCCAGACAGACTATACCAGAAAATGCAGAGACCTATTGCCTGGTGGTGGACTTGGGCCATTGGTTTGCTATTAGCTAATATTTGCTCATCCTTAGAGAAGTCAAATGTATACCCTATGAGAGAAGAACCAGCTTACTACTATGTGGGGTGCTACACGGCTCGAACAGATTTACTCAAGGAATCTGTTTAcgcaaaaattccaaaaacaTGTATAGAAATCTGTGTGCAAGAGGGCCATATATATGCTGTGCTCGCTACCGAAAATTGTTTCTGTGCCAGCTACCTTAAAGCACAAGAGCGACTGGATGAAAAGCTCTGTAACACCCGTTGTCTGGCCAATAAAGCACAATACTGTGGTGGAGTGGGAGTTCACTCCTATTACTCTACCAAACAACTCAGACAGCCTGCACCGAATCACCTGCGCCTGGTTAACACTACCGAAAACAGTATCAGTATTGTATGGGACGCTTACGAGCCAAACAACTTACTTGTAAGTGTCGGCACCGAAGGTCTTACGCCACAAGCTAATCAAGttagtaaatttataataaaatgtcaaGTGGTGCACTCCTATTCGTCGCTGCCTGTTTTTGAACAGCCAGAGTTCGTTGTTCAAAGCACAGAGACGGAATTTGAGTTGACGGATCTACATCCGGCGACTCATTACAATATCAGCGTGTATGCTATGTGCATAGCACAACAATTGGAGCGAAAGGAGACTGAATGTGGTCATGCAACACTGAGTGCTGCTACTAAGGTGGGAGTGCCATATCCAGTGCCTGTACagccaaaaattattacaagaACGGATTATAGCATCACGGTAGAACTAGCGCCTATGCAGAATGACAACGGGCCATTGAGCAAATTGCTCATTATTGTTGAATATGTAAACAATGCTCTAAGACAAACTTTTGACGCACAGTTGCTAGGCAGCTGGCAGGAATCCCAACAAAATGGTGTGCCCTATTACATAGCCGCTGAACTGGACTACGATCGTCCCGAAGATAATAGGACCAAGCACTTTGTAGTTGGTGATGGCAAGCTCTATGGGCGCTATCATAACGTGCCATTGAAATTACGTTCCGATGACCAACAATATTCATCCCATGTTCACATTAGTCTAGGCGTG gtAAGCACCTTACAGAACTTTACGAAGACACTTTATACACGTAGAAACCACGAGCAGCATACCACCTCGTTGGACGATTTCCGCTATGCTACATTTGAGAGAGGGCAATCTTCGGTGGTCGCACTGGCTGTGACTTGTATCATTTTTggcagctgtttgctgttaagcataattacttatttttatttgcgctacGAAACTTGCCAGAGTCGCGTTCTAAGTGAACGCTTGCGAAACACTCACGAAATGACTCCGCAAATATCAGTTATTGAGCAAGAGAATAATGGCTACTTAGTAGAGGAAGATTTGCCACCAACACTGGATAGTTTTAAACAGCAATTGGAGGCATTGATTGCCGAATTGCAGCATATACCACGTTGCGAGCTCCGAATAAACGTAAATGATGTCATTGGCGAGGGAGCTTTTGGCAACATTATTACGGGTATGCTCTGTGGAAATGGGAGAGGTAATGAATGTGCAATGCATGTGTTGTCGACGGACAAAATGAAAGCTACCTCTCAATGCCAGCTGTTGGACGAAATGCAACAGCTCAAAAAACTACAGCGACACGAGCAGGTGCTGGACTTTTGTGGGATTTCGGCTAGCGCAGATTGGCTATATTTAGTGATGGAACTACAAAGCGTGTCCCTCAAGCAACGTCTGCTTGAGAGTCGTCATGAAGCACCGATTCCACGATTAAGTTCGCTCTCTGAACAGCTGGTATTACAGTGGATGTACGAGCTGTCGAGCGCTGCGGCATATCTAAACAGTTTGCAGGTGCAACAACGGCACCTATCTAGTTATAGTGTGTACGTGACCACCGAGTCAAAATTAAAGCTGTGTGTTCTTGGGCCACTGTATTACGTGAACGCCAATCGTCAACAGTGTGATCCTAGGCGATGGCTGTCACCGGAAATGCTGCGTGAAAAGCATCATATTACGTCCAAGTCGGCCGTGTGGTCATTTGCATGCATAGCTTGGGAGTGTTGCGCCCTGGGAGGCACGCTTTATGGGAATGTTTTAAGTGGTGAACAGCATTTACTAGATGCTATACGGTCTGGTATGCGTCCTACACAACCTGTATACGTCTTTAGTGATCTTTACCAGATACTACTCAATTGCTGGCAGGTGGAGCCTAGTGAGCGCATTGGTTTCGAGGATGTAGCATTTGCTATACGCCAACTGATGACTTCACCGAAGCATGCAATCTGCTTTGATCGCTCTATGTCAGACACAGACACCTTAGAAACGCTGCCCTTGTATCTGCCAATGCTTGAGACACGCAATTCGTAA
- the LOC108604062 gene encoding putative tyrosine-protein kinase Wsck isoform X3, producing MVYMVIFLPDRLYQKMQRPIAWWWTWAIGLLLANICSSLEKSNVYPMREEPAYYYVGCYTARTDLLKESVYAKIPKTCIEICVQEGHIYAVLATENCFCASYLKAQERLDEKLCNTRCLANKAQYCGGVGVHSYYSTKQLRQPAPNHLRLVNTTENSISIVWDAYEPNNLLVSVGTEGLTPQANQVSKFIIKCQVVHSYSSLPVFEQPEFVVQSTETEFELTDLHPATHYNISVYAMCIAQQLERKETECGHATLSAATKVGVPYPVPVQPKIITRTDYSITVELAPMQNDNGPLSKLLIIVEYVNNALRQTFDAQLLGSWQESQQNGVPYYIAAELDYDRPEDNRTKHFVVGDGKLYGRYHNVPLKLRSDDQQYSSHVHISLGVVSTLQNFTKTLYTRRNHEQHTTSLDDFRYATFERGQSSVVALAVTCIIFGSCLLLSIITYFYLRYETCQSRVLSERLRNTHEMTPQISVIEQENNGYLVEEDLPPTLDSFKQQLEALIAELQHIPRCELRINVNDVIGEGAFGNIITGMLCGNGRGNECAMHVLSTDKMKATSQCQLLDEMQQLKKLQRHEQVLDFCGISASADWLYLVMELQSVSLKQRLLESRHEAPIPRLSSLSEQLVLQWMYELSSAAAYLNSLQVQQRHLSSYSVYVTTESKLKLCVLGPLYYVNANRQQCDPRRWLSPEMLREKHHITSKSAVWSFACIAWECCALGGTLYGNVLSGEQHLLDAIRSGGA from the exons ATGGTCTACATGGTAATTTTCTTGCCAGACAGACTATACCAGAAAATGCAGAGACCTATTGCCTGGTGGTGGACTTGGGCCATTGGTTTGCTATTAGCTAATATTTGCTCATCCTTAGAGAAGTCAAATGTATACCCTATGAGAGAAGAACCAGCTTACTACTATGTGGGGTGCTACACGGCTCGAACAGATTTACTCAAGGAATCTGTTTAcgcaaaaattccaaaaacaTGTATAGAAATCTGTGTGCAAGAGGGCCATATATATGCTGTGCTCGCTACCGAAAATTGTTTCTGTGCCAGCTACCTTAAAGCACAAGAGCGACTGGATGAAAAGCTCTGTAACACCCGTTGTCTGGCCAATAAAGCACAATACTGTGGTGGAGTGGGAGTTCACTCCTATTACTCTACCAAACAACTCAGACAGCCTGCACCGAATCACCTGCGCCTGGTTAACACTACCGAAAACAGTATCAGTATTGTATGGGACGCTTACGAGCCAAACAACTTACTTGTAAGTGTCGGCACCGAAGGTCTTACGCCACAAGCTAATCAAGttagtaaatttataataaaatgtcaaGTGGTGCACTCCTATTCGTCGCTGCCTGTTTTTGAACAGCCAGAGTTCGTTGTTCAAAGCACAGAGACGGAATTTGAGTTGACGGATCTACATCCGGCGACTCATTACAATATCAGCGTGTATGCTATGTGCATAGCACAACAATTGGAGCGAAAGGAGACTGAATGTGGTCATGCAACACTGAGTGCTGCTACTAAGGTGGGAGTGCCATATCCAGTGCCTGTACagccaaaaattattacaagaACGGATTATAGCATCACGGTAGAACTAGCGCCTATGCAGAATGACAACGGGCCATTGAGCAAATTGCTCATTATTGTTGAATATGTAAACAATGCTCTAAGACAAACTTTTGACGCACAGTTGCTAGGCAGCTGGCAGGAATCCCAACAAAATGGTGTGCCCTATTACATAGCCGCTGAACTGGACTACGATCGTCCCGAAGATAATAGGACCAAGCACTTTGTAGTTGGTGATGGCAAGCTCTATGGGCGCTATCATAACGTGCCATTGAAATTACGTTCCGATGACCAACAATATTCATCCCATGTTCACATTAGTCTAGGCGTG gtAAGCACCTTACAGAACTTTACGAAGACACTTTATACACGTAGAAACCACGAGCAGCATACCACCTCGTTGGACGATTTCCGCTATGCTACATTTGAGAGAGGGCAATCTTCGGTGGTCGCACTGGCTGTGACTTGTATCATTTTTggcagctgtttgctgttaagcataattacttatttttatttgcgctacGAAACTTGCCAGAGTCGCGTTCTAAGTGAACGCTTGCGAAACACTCACGAAATGACTCCGCAAATATCAGTTATTGAGCAAGAGAATAATGGCTACTTAGTAGAGGAAGATTTGCCACCAACACTGGATAGTTTTAAACAGCAATTGGAGGCATTGATTGCCGAATTGCAGCATATACCACGTTGCGAGCTCCGAATAAACGTAAATGATGTCATTGGCGAGGGAGCTTTTGGCAACATTATTACGGGTATGCTCTGTGGAAATGGGAGAGGTAATGAATGTGCAATGCATGTGTTGTCGACGGACAAAATGAAAGCTACCTCTCAATGCCAGCTGTTGGACGAAATGCAACAGCTCAAAAAACTACAGCGACACGAGCAGGTGCTGGACTTTTGTGGGATTTCGGCTAGCGCAGATTGGCTATATTTAGTGATGGAACTACAAAGCGTGTCCCTCAAGCAACGTCTGCTTGAGAGTCGTCATGAAGCACCGATTCCACGATTAAGTTCGCTCTCTGAACAGCTGGTATTACAGTGGATGTACGAGCTGTCGAGCGCTGCGGCATATCTAAACAGTTTGCAGGTGCAACAACGGCACCTATCTAGTTATAGTGTGTACGTGACCACCGAGTCAAAATTAAAGCTGTGTGTTCTTGGGCCACTGTATTACGTGAACGCCAATCGTCAACAGTGTGATCCTAGGCGATGGCTGTCACCGGAAATGCTGCGTGAAAAGCATCATATTACGTCCAAGTCGGCCGTGTGGTCATTTGCATGCATAGCTTGGGAGTGTTGCGCCCTGGGAGGCACGCTTTATGGGAATGTTTTAAGTGGTGAACAGCATTTACTAGATGCTATACGGTCTG GTGGAGCCTAG
- the LOC108604064 gene encoding atlastin, with amino-acid sequence MERPTQGSAVQVINTSEEHTFLLNEDALSEVLMRDEVKDRYVCVVSVAGAFRKGKSFLLDFFLRYMYSKYVRHDIGDWLGDETEPLSGFSWRGGSERDTTGILMWSDIFLHDYPNGDKIAVILLDTQGAFDSQSTVRDCATVFALSTMLSSVQIYNLSQNIQEDDLQHLQLFTEYGRLALADSGKKPFQRLQFLIRDWSFPYEAEYGALGGDKILKRRLEVSDKQHPELQSLRRHISSCFTEVACFLMPHPGLNVATNPKFDGRLKDITPEFKSSLRCLVPMLLAPDNLVYKEIGGQRVRARDLIQYFQSYMSIYKGNELPEPKSMLVATAEANHLTAVAAARELYNQLMEEVCGGTRPYLSTAHLETEHLRIKDKAMFQFATKRKMGGEEFTEKFRKQLDIDLEEVFTNYRAHNESKNIFKAARTPAVYFACAVIMYIISGVFGLLGLYTFANFCNLVMGVALLTLALWAYIRYSGELSDFGGKLDDVATLAWENFMRPIYQGCMEKGIKHVATHAAEAAVGNRSSSTAALNGKVKRS; translated from the exons atgGAAAGACCTACGCAAGGCTCAGCTGTGCAGGTAATAAATACATCAGAAGAACATACATTTTTACTCAATGAGGATGCACTAAGTGAGGTGCTGATGCGGGATGAAGTCAAGGATAGGTATGTATGCGTTGTGTCTGTGGCTGGCGCCTTTCGGAAGGGCAAAAGTTTTCTGCTCGATTTTTTTCTGCGCTACATGTATTCCAAG taTGTGCGACACGATATTGGGGATTGGCTTGGTGATGAGACAGAACCTCTGTCTGGATTTTCATGGCGGGGCGGCTCAGAACGTGATACCACTGGCATTTTAATGTGGTCTGATATATTTCTACACGATTACCCAAATGGGGATAAAATAGCTGTTATATTGCTGGACACACAGGGTGCTTTTGATAGCCAAAGCACTGTGCGCGATTGCGCAACAGTTTTTGCATTAAGCACGATGCTATCATCAGTGCAGATTTATAATCTATCACAAAACATACAGGAAGACgatttgcaacatttgcagTTATTCACCGAATATGGACGTCTGGCACTGGCAGACTCAGGAAAGAAACCATTTCAACGCCTACAATTTTTGATTCGAGACTGGAGCTTTCCATATGAAGCCGAATACGGAGCATTGGGTGGTGATAAGATACTTAAGCGTAGGTTGGAAGTATCTGACAAGCAGCATCCAGAGCTACAGTCCTTACGTCGCCACATATCGTCTTGTTTCACGGAAGTCGCATGTTTTTTAATGCCACACCCCGGTCTGAACGTTGCTACAAATCCAAAATTTGATGGTCGTCTTAAGGATATTACGCCCGaatttaaaagcagcttaCGTTGCCTAGTACCTATGCTACTGGCCCCAGACAATCTTGTCTACAAAGAGATTGGCGGACAACGCGTACGGGCACGCGATCTGATACAATACTTTCAATCGTATATGAGTATCTACAAGGGAAACGAACTTCCCGAGCCAAAAAGTATGTTAGTGGCCACTGCAGAAGCCAACCACTTGACTGCCGTTGCTGCCGCTAGGGAGCTATACAATCAGCTCATGGAGGAGGTCTGTGGTGGCACACGACCATATTTAAGCACGGCACATTTAGAGACGGAACACTTACGTATCAAAGATAAGGCTATGTTTCAATTTgcaacgaaacgaaaaatGGGGGGTGAGGAGTTCACAGAGAAATTTCGTAAACAGCTGGACATTGACCTAGAGGAAGTTTTTACTAACTACCGAGCACACAAcgaaagtaaaaatatttttaaagctgctCGTACGCCGGCTGTCTACTTTGCTTGTGCGGTCATCATGTACATTATAAGTGGAGTTTTTGGATTGCTTGGACTCTACACCTTTGCCAACTTTTGTAATCTCGTTATGGGAGTGGCTCTACTCACCTTGGCACTATGGGCGTACATCAG ATACAGCGGTGAGCTAAGTGATTTTGGTGGAAAGCTAGATGATGTTGCAACCCTTGCCTGGGAAaat TTTATGCGGCCAATCTATCAAGGTTGCATGGAGAAGGGCATAAAACATGTGGCCACGCATGCGGCAGAGGCGGCTGTTGGTAACCGTTCGTCATCCACTGCTGCGCTCAATGGCAAAGTAAAGCGATCATGA